A single Natrialba magadii ATCC 43099 DNA region contains:
- a CDS encoding nitrous oxide reductase accessory protein NosL → MQRRKFMLGSTAAGAGLLVGTGAFSAAGTGHGVSIQAGDSDLHVELNDEYEGDAGSYVTEDPLELDVEVGDDEWIRFDDLLRVTNTGTQPVTVYVGDEEWLGDDADAVLDYRVDGTVVGEDNGVTLEDAAGDNSETFTVLVDATGHDTVEDALPDTDGDDDTHTVRFVAETTDADSGSGEEDSDEDDDDDEEDDTENGDGVLEVDADNHVTVGSDNTFDVTATVTDEGHGGGDATVTLDIEGNQLEPHEETITVPEDSEVEATFEVPTVYDDLDADDTESGRHGDFRFDGTDWTVTVDYAGETDAVTGTLDVEDAAIKFYEPDGDVNCPVCNMGTKTWEDSHGQVTHANGDRMEFCSDGCIVPYVVDPGQYDGDYVTVPDAPIEGVWVVDFTDLDDDGNRTGDGTDLIDGHEAYFVLDYDASRETQHHIMGANPPSFAAYDDALAYVDTYDDLEEADIVTLDDFDADIAEEYRPNSYEP, encoded by the coding sequence ATGCAACGCCGGAAATTCATGCTCGGTTCGACCGCCGCAGGTGCCGGTTTGTTGGTAGGCACTGGCGCGTTCAGTGCGGCCGGTACTGGACACGGGGTTTCGATCCAGGCTGGTGACAGTGACCTCCACGTCGAACTCAACGATGAGTACGAGGGCGATGCTGGGTCGTACGTCACCGAGGATCCCCTCGAGCTCGACGTCGAGGTCGGGGACGACGAGTGGATCCGATTCGACGACTTGCTTCGCGTGACGAACACGGGGACACAGCCTGTCACCGTCTACGTTGGGGATGAAGAGTGGCTTGGCGACGATGCGGACGCCGTGCTCGATTATCGGGTCGACGGCACCGTCGTGGGCGAAGACAACGGCGTCACCCTCGAGGACGCGGCGGGAGACAACAGCGAAACGTTCACCGTTCTGGTCGATGCGACCGGTCACGATACCGTCGAGGACGCGCTTCCCGACACGGACGGTGACGACGACACCCATACCGTTCGGTTTGTCGCCGAGACCACGGACGCCGACAGCGGTAGCGGTGAGGAGGACTCAGACGAGGACGACGACGATGATGAAGAGGACGACACCGAAAACGGGGACGGAGTTCTCGAGGTCGACGCCGACAATCATGTCACGGTCGGCTCGGACAACACCTTCGACGTTACTGCCACAGTCACAGACGAGGGACACGGCGGCGGGGACGCGACAGTCACACTCGACATCGAGGGTAACCAACTGGAACCGCACGAAGAGACGATTACCGTGCCCGAAGACAGCGAGGTGGAGGCCACGTTCGAGGTCCCGACGGTGTATGACGATCTCGACGCAGACGACACCGAGTCCGGACGACACGGTGACTTCCGGTTCGACGGGACCGACTGGACGGTGACAGTCGACTACGCCGGTGAAACAGACGCGGTCACCGGAACGCTCGATGTCGAAGATGCGGCGATCAAGTTCTACGAACCGGACGGTGATGTAAATTGTCCAGTATGTAACATGGGGACGAAAACCTGGGAGGACTCCCACGGACAAGTAACACACGCAAACGGCGACCGAATGGAGTTTTGCTCCGATGGGTGTATCGTCCCGTATGTTGTCGATCCAGGCCAGTACGACGGTGACTACGTCACTGTTCCGGACGCTCCGATAGAGGGAGTCTGGGTCGTCGACTTCACTGACCTCGACGACGACGGTAATCGCACCGGTGACGGGACCGACCTCATCGACGGACACGAGGCGTACTTCGTGCTCGATTACGACGCGAGCCGAGAGACGCAGCATCACATCATGGGGGCGAATCCGCCGTCGTTCGCCGCCTACGACGACGCCCTCGCGTACGTCGACACCTACGACGACCTCGAAGAGGCAGACATCGTCACTCTCGACGACTTCGACGCCGACATCGCCGAGGAATACCGTCCGAACTCCTACGAGCCGTAG
- a CDS encoding IS5-like element ISNma1 family transposase — MPSQLARFTDRCVDLSQDAVIGEPAPAVEKGDGGYADWVIVSIHCLREYLNQPYRRLLDILYEMPAIAAKLGLSVDQLPDFTTVCTRKQDLRMRIWRVLLRLSVSLHELGDVQAIDATGFKRHQASRHYVLRVGYNFDDIKTTALVDCDTSVILDIHCSMKQPHDTQVGRQVLTRNRTRLSTIAADKSYDWDALRHELRDAGIRPVIKHREFYALNKAHNARHNETVYHRRSIAEVIFFALKHRFGETLRARTWFGQFRELVLKTAVRNIEQAVKL, encoded by the coding sequence ATGCCGTCGCAACTCGCTCGTTTCACCGACCGATGCGTCGATTTGTCCCAGGATGCTGTCATTGGCGAGCCAGCACCGGCGGTCGAGAAGGGTGACGGCGGCTATGCTGACTGGGTGATCGTCTCGATTCACTGTCTCAGAGAGTATCTGAATCAGCCCTACCGCCGATTACTCGATATCTTGTACGAAATGCCTGCAATTGCTGCTAAACTCGGACTGTCTGTGGATCAGCTTCCGGATTTTACCACCGTCTGCACGCGGAAGCAGGATCTCAGAATGCGGATCTGGCGGGTGTTGCTGCGGCTGTCTGTCTCACTGCACGAACTCGGCGACGTCCAAGCGATCGACGCAACTGGTTTCAAACGGCATCAGGCCAGCCGTCACTACGTTCTCCGCGTCGGCTACAATTTTGACGACATCAAGACGACAGCGCTCGTCGATTGCGATACCAGCGTCATCCTCGACATTCATTGCTCGATGAAACAACCTCATGATACCCAAGTTGGACGGCAGGTACTGACGAGAAATCGCACCCGATTGAGCACGATCGCCGCTGACAAAAGCTACGACTGGGACGCGCTCCGGCACGAACTCAGGGACGCTGGCATCCGCCCGGTGATCAAACATCGTGAGTTCTACGCACTCAATAAAGCGCACAACGCTCGCCACAACGAAACCGTCTATCACCGCCGGTCGATCGCCGAGGTGATCTTCTTTGCACTGAAGCATCGGTTCGGCGAGACGTTGCGGGCTAGAACGTGGTTTGGCCAGTTCAGAGAACTCGTCCTAAAGACTGCCGTTAGGAACATCGAGCAAGCTGTGAAGCTCTGA
- a CDS encoding helix-turn-helix domain-containing protein yields MKQIRVQLTLDPNDLPPFYSIVSDSPDISELQLVDWNLAADDIGTIIYVVDGDEERFRDALDGANGIVTTDVTKSSQGWSYAVVKAKVHAIPLFDTLMELVGRAGMIVRKPIVIDDNCSHARIVGEPESLQSIINDVPSNFELRVDRIESFPGEVDAPEQLLSDRQQEVVSLALEMGYYDQPRGTTHAEIAAKVGCAPNTVTMHLQKAEAKLIPATMNHPGA; encoded by the coding sequence ATGAAACAGATCCGTGTACAACTGACGCTTGACCCAAACGACCTCCCCCCGTTTTATTCAATCGTGTCTGACTCACCGGACATCAGCGAACTACAGCTCGTCGACTGGAACTTAGCTGCCGACGATATTGGAACGATTATTTATGTTGTCGATGGTGACGAAGAACGGTTTCGCGACGCACTCGACGGGGCGAACGGCATCGTCACTACTGATGTTACCAAATCCAGCCAAGGTTGGTCGTACGCCGTTGTCAAGGCGAAAGTGCATGCGATTCCGCTATTCGACACGTTAATGGAACTCGTAGGCAGAGCAGGAATGATTGTTCGAAAGCCGATCGTCATTGATGATAACTGTTCGCACGCACGGATCGTCGGCGAACCGGAATCACTTCAGTCGATCATCAATGATGTTCCATCGAATTTTGAGTTGCGTGTTGACCGAATCGAGTCGTTCCCCGGCGAGGTGGATGCTCCTGAACAACTGTTGAGCGATCGGCAGCAAGAAGTCGTGTCGTTGGCACTCGAAATGGGATACTATGATCAGCCACGTGGGACGACACACGCCGAAATCGCGGCAAAGGTCGGGTGTGCGCCAAACACCGTAACAATGCACCTACAGAAAGCTGAGGCAAAACTGATTCCCGCAACCATGAATCACCCCGGGGCCTGA
- a CDS encoding GNAT family N-acetyltransferase, whose product MQIRTLKGPDDIAGVVRTHGLAWREAYTGVLPENVLEQVPTNPNPDVVERWYERVKTDRDRFLVAVDDGFVRGYAYFRWGHKTKEFVGEAEAGLKEIYVHPDDWGKGIGTELLHTGLEMLPKDLEAVSLEMLSGNDVGSQFYEARGFEQIDERTYRIGERSYPTEIYRLSLPDSDRNH is encoded by the coding sequence ATGCAAATCAGGACTCTGAAGGGGCCTGACGACATCGCCGGCGTCGTTCGAACACACGGGCTGGCGTGGCGAGAGGCTTACACTGGCGTACTCCCGGAAAACGTTCTTGAACAGGTCCCGACGAATCCAAATCCGGACGTAGTGGAACGGTGGTACGAACGAGTCAAGACGGACCGGGACCGATTCCTCGTTGCCGTCGATGACGGTTTCGTCCGGGGATACGCCTACTTCCGATGGGGACATAAGACAAAGGAGTTCGTCGGAGAAGCGGAAGCGGGTCTCAAGGAGATATACGTCCACCCAGACGACTGGGGAAAGGGGATCGGTACGGAGTTGTTACACACTGGCCTTGAAATGCTCCCGAAGGACCTCGAGGCAGTTTCACTCGAAATGCTATCGGGAAACGACGTCGGCAGCCAATTTTACGAAGCGCGTGGGTTCGAACAGATCGACGAAAGAACGTACAGGATCGGTGAGCGTTCGTACCCGACCGAGATCTATCGTCTCTCCTTGCCCGACAGCGACAGGAACCATTGA
- a CDS encoding rhomboid family intramembrane serine protease produces the protein MIGVLRRSQATVLFLVTVWVLYGLRLGIESLYGKEIALSLFAVHFSHLEYVWTWVTAPLGHGNLAHLLFNSWLALFIIPPVERVLGTTKTGVAYIVGGALCAIIGTVLVVFVRLPFLPDATTSGGIGSSIGLFVLLGLSLRHYWSYQNPPLAESGIDMKNSTFFSILLVISLGGVVFDIWRKSVGLAFPGLGHHYHAVGLVLGALISDVISIQN, from the coding sequence ATGATTGGGGTGTTACGGCGTTCCCAAGCAACTGTGTTGTTTTTGGTGACAGTCTGGGTATTGTATGGGCTCAGGTTGGGAATTGAATCCCTCTACGGCAAGGAGATTGCCCTTTCACTATTCGCAGTACACTTCTCTCACCTAGAGTATGTATGGACCTGGGTGACTGCGCCCCTTGGCCACGGCAATCTCGCACATTTATTGTTCAACAGTTGGCTTGCATTGTTTATTATCCCACCAGTTGAACGGGTCTTAGGGACCACGAAGACGGGCGTGGCTTACATTGTGGGTGGAGCACTCTGTGCTATCATCGGGACCGTACTGGTCGTATTCGTCCGTCTCCCGTTCCTCCCTGATGCGACTACTTCTGGTGGGATAGGGTCAAGTATTGGATTGTTCGTTCTCTTGGGGTTGAGCCTTCGCCACTACTGGTCGTATCAGAACCCACCGTTGGCAGAGAGCGGCATTGATATGAAAAATTCCACGTTTTTCAGCATACTGTTAGTGATCAGTCTCGGTGGGGTTGTATTCGATATCTGGCGGAAATCAGTCGGATTGGCATTTCCTGGACTGGGCCATCACTATCACGCTGTCGGGCTTGTGCTCGGAGCGTTGATCAGCGACGTGATTTCAATACAGAATTAA
- a CDS encoding HalOD1 output domain-containing protein, with amino-acid sequence MSDRQKGTTVDEYDDPLIAILTALEAEGVDPDSYRLYDFVEMEALKQLMNAGNDSVAVSFTVRGFRVVVTSNTVSATERESLEQI; translated from the coding sequence ATGAGTGATAGACAGAAAGGGACAACTGTCGACGAGTATGATGATCCGCTCATTGCGATTCTCACTGCCCTCGAGGCAGAAGGAGTTGATCCAGATTCGTATCGTCTCTATGACTTCGTCGAGATGGAAGCACTCAAGCAGTTGATGAATGCAGGAAACGACTCTGTGGCGGTTTCGTTTACGGTTCGAGGGTTTCGTGTAGTAGTTACGTCAAACACAGTGTCTGCTACCGAGCGTGAGTCGCTTGAACAGATCTGA
- a CDS encoding CPBP family intramembrane glutamic endopeptidase — protein MAIILGPTATEFSLAEAVGIVGFQLLVAVILVVIALGLATRLDGKPIRAYGLESSATWARDFLAGIAISAVGSGLAFGYLDYRGYASISVEVSGLGVTGGPFVVSSVLVVLLGYVLANNVYEEVVFRGIMLPNFTEGLEGRGLSPTLAVVLAAVGSLFVFGLWHIPLGAGNPIPEVITSFVIGIAFTLAYLFTGRLGLPIGVHFGGVFLEGALGTSFLGLELPTLFVLEAHTTVTYEFSVVRALLVSLLVVGWVRLTYGDVRIHEAIYQSTPVREENSDDT, from the coding sequence ATGGCGATCATACTCGGCCCAACCGCAACTGAGTTTTCGCTCGCCGAAGCGGTCGGAATCGTGGGTTTCCAGCTACTCGTGGCGGTTATTCTTGTCGTTATCGCGCTCGGTCTTGCAACGAGGCTAGACGGGAAGCCGATCAGAGCCTACGGGCTCGAGAGTTCCGCGACGTGGGCTCGGGACTTTTTGGCCGGGATCGCGATCAGCGCCGTTGGAAGCGGTCTAGCATTCGGTTATCTCGATTACAGAGGATATGCATCCATCAGCGTGGAGGTGAGCGGTCTCGGTGTCACCGGTGGCCCGTTTGTAGTGAGTAGTGTCCTCGTCGTGCTCCTCGGCTACGTGCTCGCAAACAATGTCTACGAGGAGGTCGTCTTTCGCGGGATCATGCTCCCGAATTTCACGGAAGGGCTGGAGGGGCGCGGGCTCTCACCGACTCTGGCGGTCGTCCTCGCGGCCGTGGGGAGCCTTTTCGTGTTTGGGCTATGGCACATTCCACTCGGAGCGGGAAATCCGATACCCGAAGTGATCACAAGCTTCGTCATCGGTATCGCCTTCACGCTGGCGTACCTGTTCACGGGACGTCTCGGGCTCCCGATCGGCGTCCACTTCGGCGGTGTTTTTCTCGAAGGCGCGCTCGGAACGTCGTTTCTGGGATTAGAGCTGCCGACACTCTTCGTTTTGGAAGCACATACAACAGTCACCTACGAGTTCTCCGTCGTCCGGGCACTTCTGGTGAGCCTGCTCGTCGTCGGATGGGTTCGACTGACCTACGGTGATGTGAGGATTCACGAAGCTATCTACCAGTCCACCCCAGTCCGGGAGGAGAATTCTGATGATACGTGA
- a CDS encoding signal peptidase I — MGRSTISRSLEFALLVGAIVVAGQLLGQPILLGYVTSDSMEPTVEAGDGFVAVPAAVTGEVEVGDVVVYEADGDGGLVTHRVVDETDEGYVTRGDANPITDQARGDPPLEEDDVLATAVQVGGTVVTIPGLGTVATSVGAAAETAQLWLIDLTGLDQLRGTAVLPIALLVLSLTGYALETARDRSSSERDRSGDTVAAPSRLALGLGFALFVVIAASAAMLVPAGGETLTVISSDPAPDVELVTEPGGTAQTSYHVSNQGFIPIVAYLEPVDDGVSVERKSMSVSGRDSEVVGVTLEAPEATGHNDRTVLERRYLHVLPRGVIDALYAVHPWAPFVAIVVTLGSVSYALGRRVAGYQDVRTAREQDRLRTRG; from the coding sequence ATGGGACGCTCGACGATATCCCGGTCACTCGAGTTCGCGTTGCTAGTCGGCGCAATCGTCGTCGCCGGTCAACTGCTCGGCCAGCCGATCCTGCTGGGCTACGTCACCAGCGACAGTATGGAGCCGACGGTCGAGGCCGGTGACGGCTTCGTCGCCGTACCGGCTGCCGTGACGGGCGAGGTGGAGGTGGGCGACGTGGTTGTCTACGAGGCGGACGGGGACGGCGGGCTGGTAACCCACCGCGTCGTCGACGAGACCGACGAGGGCTACGTCACCCGCGGTGACGCGAATCCCATCACTGACCAGGCCCGGGGTGATCCACCACTCGAGGAGGACGACGTCCTCGCGACGGCCGTACAGGTCGGTGGGACGGTCGTTACGATTCCTGGACTGGGAACCGTAGCGACGAGCGTAGGGGCAGCAGCCGAGACCGCCCAACTGTGGCTGATCGACCTCACCGGACTCGACCAACTCCGTGGCACGGCGGTGCTCCCGATTGCACTGCTGGTCCTCTCACTCACCGGCTACGCACTCGAGACAGCCCGTGACCGGTCGTCGTCGGAGAGAGACAGATCTGGCGACACTGTCGCCGCCCCTTCTAGACTGGCCCTCGGCCTTGGGTTCGCCCTGTTCGTCGTGATCGCCGCGTCGGCAGCGATGCTCGTTCCAGCGGGCGGGGAGACGCTTACGGTCATCAGCTCCGATCCGGCACCGGACGTCGAACTCGTCACCGAACCCGGCGGGACGGCCCAGACGTCCTACCATGTTTCGAACCAGGGGTTCATACCGATCGTCGCGTATCTCGAGCCCGTCGACGACGGTGTTTCCGTCGAGCGCAAATCGATGTCCGTTTCGGGACGCGATAGCGAGGTGGTCGGGGTTACGCTCGAGGCTCCTGAGGCGACCGGCCACAACGACCGAACGGTTCTCGAGCGGCGGTATCTCCACGTCCTTCCGCGAGGGGTGATCGACGCGTTGTACGCAGTTCACCCGTGGGCCCCGTTCGTCGCGATCGTCGTCACACTCGGTAGTGTGTCGTACGCACTCGGACGACGCGTTGCTGGCTATCAGGACGTTCGAACGGCTCGAGAACAGGACCGTTTACGAACACGTGGGTGA
- a CDS encoding DUF5305 domain-containing protein, whose translation MSTSDDSDRDVDGLWTNETVLCARALLADRRALAVVAVVCLLCLGGWLTYAAYAAPDETTEQRTTETWTMTGTISHGATVVEPTTVYGDDGGVEVTDEPVYYRSVSPTANGAVAVEYDTAKASDVDLEIDLEVVSRAVDDGTVYWDVSEPLDRVERENVEPGETVAASFELEVSRIEERIDEIESELGASPGDTETYVDATVSLDGTIEGEQVSTTRQQRMDLSIDESTYSFDGDGSFTEEGTDTETITVTDSSDLIYTAGGPLLFVLGVVGGGIVVTVTRRPLSEAERQWISYRDAREEYDTVIVRANLPATVDPPFIEIPTLEELATLAIDFDSAVLEVRASQRYVVHHRNRTYVYDPPQEPWDRPEPDSDTIAGSDTDTALSERALPEPNSDPVDDP comes from the coding sequence ATGAGTACCAGCGACGATAGTGACCGAGATGTCGACGGACTGTGGACGAACGAGACGGTTCTGTGCGCCCGAGCTCTCCTCGCTGACCGACGAGCGCTCGCCGTCGTGGCGGTCGTCTGTCTTCTCTGTCTGGGTGGATGGTTGACGTACGCGGCGTACGCCGCTCCCGATGAGACGACAGAGCAACGGACGACTGAAACCTGGACGATGACGGGGACAATCTCCCACGGTGCCACCGTGGTCGAACCGACGACGGTCTACGGAGACGACGGCGGCGTAGAGGTAACTGACGAACCAGTGTACTACAGGTCGGTCTCGCCGACTGCCAACGGAGCGGTCGCCGTCGAGTACGACACAGCGAAGGCGTCCGATGTCGACCTCGAGATCGATCTCGAGGTCGTCTCACGGGCGGTTGACGACGGAACCGTCTACTGGGACGTCTCTGAGCCGCTCGACCGTGTCGAACGAGAGAACGTCGAACCCGGTGAGACGGTGGCTGCCTCGTTCGAACTCGAGGTCTCTCGAATCGAAGAGCGGATCGACGAAATCGAGAGTGAACTCGGTGCGAGTCCTGGCGACACTGAGACGTACGTCGACGCGACCGTTTCACTCGATGGAACGATCGAAGGTGAGCAGGTATCGACTACCCGTCAGCAACGGATGGACCTCTCGATTGACGAGTCGACGTACAGCTTTGACGGTGATGGCTCGTTTACCGAGGAAGGAACCGACACTGAAACGATCACTGTCACCGACTCGTCCGACCTAATCTACACCGCCGGTGGCCCACTCCTGTTCGTGCTGGGTGTCGTTGGCGGTGGTATCGTCGTGACCGTTACTCGGCGGCCACTGTCGGAAGCCGAACGCCAGTGGATCAGCTATCGTGACGCCCGCGAGGAGTACGACACAGTAATCGTGCGGGCGAATCTGCCAGCGACGGTGGACCCACCCTTCATCGAGATTCCGACACTCGAGGAACTCGCGACCCTCGCGATTGACTTCGATTCGGCCGTCCTCGAGGTGCGAGCGAGTCAGCGGTACGTCGTCCATCATCGGAACAGGACGTACGTCTACGACCCTCCACAGGAGCCGTGGGATCGACCCGAACCGGATTCTGACACGATCGCAGGTTCGGATACCGACACAGCGCTTTCCGAGCGGGCTCTACCTGAACCTAATTCGGATCCTGTGGACGACCCGTAG
- a CDS encoding helix-turn-helix domain-containing protein: MRFDDDWMSRADDRILEHLSERGPDTPKEMADSGRVRFSRQHINQRCKKLVIYGLLVHLGNGVYDISPEGEQYLDGELDARDLEAK, translated from the coding sequence ATGCGTTTCGACGACGACTGGATGTCGCGTGCCGATGACAGGATTCTTGAACACCTCTCAGAACGCGGCCCAGATACGCCGAAGGAAATGGCAGATAGTGGCCGTGTTCGCTTCTCTCGGCAGCATATTAACCAGCGATGCAAGAAACTCGTTATTTATGGGCTGCTCGTCCACCTCGGTAACGGCGTCTACGACATCTCCCCTGAAGGGGAACAATATCTCGACGGGGAACTTGACGCTCGCGATCTGGAGGCGAAGTAA
- a CDS encoding transcription initiation factor IIB, which yields MERLPQQKERDTETGQETSEQEGVRSCPECDSTTLARSADGSEISCEDCGLILEEEAIDRGPEWRAFNAAERDSKSRVGAPTTQTMHDKGLTTTIDWKNQDAYGRSLSSEKRSQMNRLRKWQERIRTKDAGERNLQFALSETDRMASAMGVPRSVREVASVLYRRALEEDLIRGRSIEGVATSTLYAACRMEGIPRSLDEIAAVSRVERMEIGRTYRYISKELGLEMQPVDPKKYVPRFCSELELPDEVQSKANEIIDTTAEKGMLSGKSPTGYAAAAIYAAALLCNKKKTQREVADVAQVTEVTIRNRYQEQIAEMGIHD from the coding sequence ATGGAACGCCTGCCCCAGCAGAAAGAGCGCGATACTGAAACAGGGCAAGAAACCTCTGAACAAGAGGGTGTTCGAAGCTGCCCTGAATGTGATTCAACAACGCTTGCGAGGAGCGCTGATGGGAGCGAAATCAGTTGCGAGGACTGCGGACTGATTTTAGAAGAGGAGGCTATCGATCGAGGGCCAGAATGGCGGGCGTTCAACGCGGCTGAACGTGACAGCAAATCGCGCGTTGGTGCGCCGACGACCCAGACGATGCACGATAAGGGACTGACCACGACAATCGACTGGAAAAACCAGGACGCCTACGGTCGGTCTCTTTCCTCGGAGAAACGCAGCCAGATGAATCGGCTGCGGAAATGGCAAGAGCGGATCCGAACAAAGGACGCTGGCGAGCGCAACCTCCAGTTTGCGCTCTCTGAGACCGACCGGATGGCCTCTGCCATGGGCGTTCCCCGCTCTGTTCGCGAAGTCGCAAGCGTCCTCTATCGACGTGCACTCGAGGAAGACCTTATCCGAGGACGCTCAATCGAGGGTGTGGCCACGAGTACGCTGTATGCGGCCTGTCGGATGGAAGGGATTCCACGATCGCTCGATGAAATTGCCGCCGTCTCACGGGTTGAACGGATGGAGATCGGCCGCACGTACCGATACATCTCGAAGGAACTGGGCCTTGAAATGCAGCCTGTTGATCCCAAGAAATACGTCCCCCGTTTCTGTTCCGAACTCGAACTTCCCGATGAAGTACAATCGAAGGCCAACGAAATCATCGATACGACGGCTGAGAAAGGGATGTTATCGGGGAAATCGCCAACAGGGTATGCCGCGGCTGCCATCTACGCTGCTGCGCTCCTTTGCAATAAGAAAAAGACCCAGCGGGAAGTCGCAGATGTTGCTCAGGTAACTGAGGTCACTATTCGAAATCGGTACCAAGAGCAAATCGCCGAAATGGGGATTCACGACTAA